In a genomic window of Diabrotica undecimpunctata isolate CICGRU chromosome 2, icDiaUnde3, whole genome shotgun sequence:
- the LOC140434251 gene encoding TBC1 domain family member 14-like isoform X3, with the protein MKNFDTYDPIKDKQVGLPNGENLRTGESEPEDNFNTIKTVAKQYDFDTKLCYSNNLSLDFRSQSLPDCSSNDSQLNVSLDDCDCSRPQYEDNSPSPKSDSWFKTFRTWPERYEKLKNVETSPNSSATKSENTHESSHCDLIDNSNLKNKLSFNEALQNISLAYSPITKQLHLVDNPKICETDCNNDKHFSNTEDSTAKKLGHRRTEAGSFSSTISSWSAISDPSTSGSLIGSEDRSVSSFDITNYKPRRKSLTSFFSKHVFTWKGTSNEPVISGSVWKIFNKQPSQSVHVSPVHGVASSSALIQHERPSNLPAKSQDEEQRHKDEYKAILMAAKKKEAQTSAAKQKQQKLQLKVEEQQATATKHFTQNVLPNWNTMRSHKKTLDLWWQGIPSSVRGKVWRLAIGNELNLTPQLYDICLNRAQTRLNNTDGIQCDSEGDQESSMDVIQLDISRTFPHLGIFQEGGPYSEALHSLLAAYVCYRPDVGYVQGMSYIAAILILNMEPCDAFICFSNLLNQPLHLSAFTLNQSRMQTYYNAYDQIFSYNLPKLHAHFTNSGLTPDLYLLDWIYTIYAKAMPLDIACRVWDVFLRDGYEFIFRTALGILYLHQDVLMHMDFLQGAQFLTHLPEDISADSLFKSIQLVNTTIGKQTFSQIVDK; encoded by the exons ATGAAAAATTTTGATACCTATGATCCAATCAAAGATAAACAAGTTGGTTTACCTAATGGAGAAAATTTAAGAACTGGAGAGTCAGAGCCtgaagataattttaatacaataaaaaCTGTAGCGAAGCAGTATGACTTCGATACTAAGCTGTGTTATTCAAATAATTTAAGTTTAGACTTTAGAAGCCAAAGTTTACCAGACTGTAGTAGTAATGACAGCCAGTTAAATGTATCTCTAGATGATTGTGATTGCAGTAGACCACAGTATGAGGATAATTCTCCTAGTCCTAAAAGTGACTCCTGGTTTAAGACTTTTAGAACATGGCCAGAAagatatgaaaaattaaaaaatgtagaaacaagcCCTAATTCATCTGCAACAAAATCAGAAAATACTCATGAAAGCTCTCATTGTGATCTTATTGATAactcaaatttaaaaaataaactctcATTTAATGAAGCTTTACAAAACATATCATTAGCTTATAGTCCAATAACAAAACAGTTACATTTAGTTGACAATCCTAAGATTTGTGAGACTGATTGTAATAATGACAAACATTTCAGCAATACGGAAGACAGTACAGCAAAGAAGTTGGGACATAGAAGGACTGAAGCTGGATCTTTTTCTAGCACTATCTCCAGCTGGAGTGCTATTAGTGATCCTTCAACCTCTGGGAGCTTGATAGGCTCTGAAGATAGATCTGTGTCTAGTTTTGATATCACCAATTATAAACCAAGGAGGAAAAGTCTCACAAGTTTCTTCTCCAA ACATGTATTTACATGGAAAGGTACATCAAACGAACCGGTTATTAGTGGCAGTGTGTGGAAGATATTCAACAAACAACCCAGTCAAAGTGTTCATGTGTCCCCTGTGCATGGGGTAGCAAGTTCCTCTGCTTTAATTCAGCATGAGAG ACCTTCAAACTTACCAGCGAAATCTCAAGATGAAGAACAAAGGCACAAAGATGAATATAAGGCCATATTGATGGCTGCTAAAAAGAAAGAGGCTCAGACATCAGCTGCCAAACAGAAGCAACAGAAGTTACAATTAAAAGTCGAAGAACAACAAGCTACTGCTACCAAGCACTTTACCCAAAATGTCCTTCCAAACTGGAATACAAT gcgTTCACATAAGAAAACTCTTGATCTCTGGTGGCAAGGCATTCCTTCTAGTGTCAGAGGAAAGGTATGGAGGCTAGCTATAGGCAATGAACTGAATCTCACTCCTCAACTTTACGATATTTGCCTTAATAGAGCCCAAACTCGTCTCAATAATACTGATGGAATCCAGTGTGACTCTGAAGGAGATCAAGAAAGTAGTATGGATGTGATACAGCTAGATATTTCAAGAACTTTTCCACACTTGGGAATATTTCAAGAAGGAGGACCTTACTCTGAAGCTTTACATTCACTGTTAGCAGCGTATGTGTGTTACag GCCCGATGTTGGATATGTCCAAGGAATGTCATATATAGCAGCGATTTTAATCCTTAATATGGAGCCTTGTGATGCTTTTATATGTTTCTCAAACTTACTTAATCAGCCGCTCCATCTTTCGGCATTTACTCTGAACCAGAGTAGAATGCAAACATACTACAACGCCTATGACCAAATTTTTAGTTATAATTTACCAAAACTTCATGCTCATTTCACCAACTCTGGACTGACGCCTGATTTGTATTTGCTGGACTGGATATACACGATATACGCAAAGGCTATGCCCTTGGATATTGCTTGTAGAGTGTGGGACGTTTTCCTTCGTGATGGCTATGAATTTATTTTTAGGACTGCTCTAG gaataCTTTACTTGCACCAGGACGTTTTGATGCATATGGACTTTCTACAAGGAGCACAGTTTCTTACTCACTTACCAGAAGATATATCGGCAGATTCTCTCTTTAAAAGTATACAGTTAGTTAACACCACGATAGGCAAACAAACTTTTAGTCAAATTGTCGATAAGT AA
- the LOC140434251 gene encoding TBC1 domain family member 14-like isoform X1, with translation MKNFDTYDPIKDKQVGLPNGENLRTGESEPEDNFNTIKTVAKQYDFDTKLCYSNNLSLDFRSQSLPDCSSNDSQLNVSLDDCDCSRPQYEDNSPSPKSDSWFKTFRTWPERYEKLKNVETSPNSSATKSENTHESSHCDLIDNSNLKNKLSFNEALQNISLAYSPITKQLHLVDNPKICETDCNNDKHFSNTEDSTAKKLGHRRTEAGSFSSTISSWSAISDPSTSGSLIGSEDRSVSSFDITNYKPRRKSLTSFFSKHVFTWKGTSNEPVISGSVWKIFNKQPSQSVHVSPVHGVASSSALIQHERPSNLPAKSQDEEQRHKDEYKAILMAAKKKEAQTSAAKQKQQKLQLKVEEQQATATKHFTQNVLPNWNTMRSHKKTLDLWWQGIPSSVRGKVWRLAIGNELNLTPQLYDICLNRAQTRLNNTDGIQCDSEGDQESSMDVIQLDISRTFPHLGIFQEGGPYSEALHSLLAAYVCYRPDVGYVQGMSYIAAILILNMEPCDAFICFSNLLNQPLHLSAFTLNQSRMQTYYNAYDQIFSYNLPKLHAHFTNSGLTPDLYLLDWIYTIYAKAMPLDIACRVWDVFLRDGYEFIFRTALGILYLHQDVLMHMDFLQGAQFLTHLPEDISADSLFKSIQLVNTTIGKQTFSQIVDKCKFS, from the exons ATGAAAAATTTTGATACCTATGATCCAATCAAAGATAAACAAGTTGGTTTACCTAATGGAGAAAATTTAAGAACTGGAGAGTCAGAGCCtgaagataattttaatacaataaaaaCTGTAGCGAAGCAGTATGACTTCGATACTAAGCTGTGTTATTCAAATAATTTAAGTTTAGACTTTAGAAGCCAAAGTTTACCAGACTGTAGTAGTAATGACAGCCAGTTAAATGTATCTCTAGATGATTGTGATTGCAGTAGACCACAGTATGAGGATAATTCTCCTAGTCCTAAAAGTGACTCCTGGTTTAAGACTTTTAGAACATGGCCAGAAagatatgaaaaattaaaaaatgtagaaacaagcCCTAATTCATCTGCAACAAAATCAGAAAATACTCATGAAAGCTCTCATTGTGATCTTATTGATAactcaaatttaaaaaataaactctcATTTAATGAAGCTTTACAAAACATATCATTAGCTTATAGTCCAATAACAAAACAGTTACATTTAGTTGACAATCCTAAGATTTGTGAGACTGATTGTAATAATGACAAACATTTCAGCAATACGGAAGACAGTACAGCAAAGAAGTTGGGACATAGAAGGACTGAAGCTGGATCTTTTTCTAGCACTATCTCCAGCTGGAGTGCTATTAGTGATCCTTCAACCTCTGGGAGCTTGATAGGCTCTGAAGATAGATCTGTGTCTAGTTTTGATATCACCAATTATAAACCAAGGAGGAAAAGTCTCACAAGTTTCTTCTCCAA ACATGTATTTACATGGAAAGGTACATCAAACGAACCGGTTATTAGTGGCAGTGTGTGGAAGATATTCAACAAACAACCCAGTCAAAGTGTTCATGTGTCCCCTGTGCATGGGGTAGCAAGTTCCTCTGCTTTAATTCAGCATGAGAG ACCTTCAAACTTACCAGCGAAATCTCAAGATGAAGAACAAAGGCACAAAGATGAATATAAGGCCATATTGATGGCTGCTAAAAAGAAAGAGGCTCAGACATCAGCTGCCAAACAGAAGCAACAGAAGTTACAATTAAAAGTCGAAGAACAACAAGCTACTGCTACCAAGCACTTTACCCAAAATGTCCTTCCAAACTGGAATACAAT gcgTTCACATAAGAAAACTCTTGATCTCTGGTGGCAAGGCATTCCTTCTAGTGTCAGAGGAAAGGTATGGAGGCTAGCTATAGGCAATGAACTGAATCTCACTCCTCAACTTTACGATATTTGCCTTAATAGAGCCCAAACTCGTCTCAATAATACTGATGGAATCCAGTGTGACTCTGAAGGAGATCAAGAAAGTAGTATGGATGTGATACAGCTAGATATTTCAAGAACTTTTCCACACTTGGGAATATTTCAAGAAGGAGGACCTTACTCTGAAGCTTTACATTCACTGTTAGCAGCGTATGTGTGTTACag GCCCGATGTTGGATATGTCCAAGGAATGTCATATATAGCAGCGATTTTAATCCTTAATATGGAGCCTTGTGATGCTTTTATATGTTTCTCAAACTTACTTAATCAGCCGCTCCATCTTTCGGCATTTACTCTGAACCAGAGTAGAATGCAAACATACTACAACGCCTATGACCAAATTTTTAGTTATAATTTACCAAAACTTCATGCTCATTTCACCAACTCTGGACTGACGCCTGATTTGTATTTGCTGGACTGGATATACACGATATACGCAAAGGCTATGCCCTTGGATATTGCTTGTAGAGTGTGGGACGTTTTCCTTCGTGATGGCTATGAATTTATTTTTAGGACTGCTCTAG gaataCTTTACTTGCACCAGGACGTTTTGATGCATATGGACTTTCTACAAGGAGCACAGTTTCTTACTCACTTACCAGAAGATATATCGGCAGATTCTCTCTTTAAAAGTATACAGTTAGTTAACACCACGATAGGCAAACAAACTTTTAGTCAAATTGTCGATAAGTGTAAGTTTagttag
- the LOC140434251 gene encoding TBC1 domain family member 14-like isoform X4, with amino-acid sequence MKNFDTYDPIKDKQVGLPNGENLRTGESEPEDNFNTIKTVAKQYDFDTKLCYSNNLSLDFRSQSLPDCSSNDSQLNVSLDDCDCSRPQYEDNSPSPKSDSWFKTFRTWPERYEKLKNVETSPNSSATKSENTHESSHCDLIDNSNLKNKLSFNEALQNISLAYSPITKQLHLVDNPKICETDCNNDKHFSNTEDSTAKKLGHRRTEAGSFSSTISSWSAISDPSTSGSLIGSEDRSVSSFDITNYKPRRKSLTSFFSKHVFTWKGTSNEPVISGSVWKIFNKQPSQSVHVSPVHGVASSSALIQHERPSNLPAKSQDEEQRHKDEYKAILMAAKKKEAQTSAAKQKQQKLQLKVEEQQATATKHFTQNVLPNWNTMRSHKKTLDLWWQGIPSSVRGKVWRLAIGNELNLTPQLYDICLNRAQTRLNNTDGIQCDSEGDQESSMDVIQLDISRTFPHLGIFQEGGPYSEALHSLLAAYVCYRPDVGYVQGMSYIAAILILNMEPCDAFICFSNLLNQPLHLSAFTLNQSRMQTYYNAYDQIFSYNLPKLHAHFTNSGLTPDLYLLDWIYTIYAKAMPLDIACRVWDVFLRDGYEFIFRTALGILYLHQDVLMHMDFLQGAQFLTHLPEDISADSLFKSIQLVNTTIGKQTFSQIVDK; translated from the exons ATGAAAAATTTTGATACCTATGATCCAATCAAAGATAAACAAGTTGGTTTACCTAATGGAGAAAATTTAAGAACTGGAGAGTCAGAGCCtgaagataattttaatacaataaaaaCTGTAGCGAAGCAGTATGACTTCGATACTAAGCTGTGTTATTCAAATAATTTAAGTTTAGACTTTAGAAGCCAAAGTTTACCAGACTGTAGTAGTAATGACAGCCAGTTAAATGTATCTCTAGATGATTGTGATTGCAGTAGACCACAGTATGAGGATAATTCTCCTAGTCCTAAAAGTGACTCCTGGTTTAAGACTTTTAGAACATGGCCAGAAagatatgaaaaattaaaaaatgtagaaacaagcCCTAATTCATCTGCAACAAAATCAGAAAATACTCATGAAAGCTCTCATTGTGATCTTATTGATAactcaaatttaaaaaataaactctcATTTAATGAAGCTTTACAAAACATATCATTAGCTTATAGTCCAATAACAAAACAGTTACATTTAGTTGACAATCCTAAGATTTGTGAGACTGATTGTAATAATGACAAACATTTCAGCAATACGGAAGACAGTACAGCAAAGAAGTTGGGACATAGAAGGACTGAAGCTGGATCTTTTTCTAGCACTATCTCCAGCTGGAGTGCTATTAGTGATCCTTCAACCTCTGGGAGCTTGATAGGCTCTGAAGATAGATCTGTGTCTAGTTTTGATATCACCAATTATAAACCAAGGAGGAAAAGTCTCACAAGTTTCTTCTCCAA ACATGTATTTACATGGAAAGGTACATCAAACGAACCGGTTATTAGTGGCAGTGTGTGGAAGATATTCAACAAACAACCCAGTCAAAGTGTTCATGTGTCCCCTGTGCATGGGGTAGCAAGTTCCTCTGCTTTAATTCAGCATGAGAG ACCTTCAAACTTACCAGCGAAATCTCAAGATGAAGAACAAAGGCACAAAGATGAATATAAGGCCATATTGATGGCTGCTAAAAAGAAAGAGGCTCAGACATCAGCTGCCAAACAGAAGCAACAGAAGTTACAATTAAAAGTCGAAGAACAACAAGCTACTGCTACCAAGCACTTTACCCAAAATGTCCTTCCAAACTGGAATACAAT gcgTTCACATAAGAAAACTCTTGATCTCTGGTGGCAAGGCATTCCTTCTAGTGTCAGAGGAAAGGTATGGAGGCTAGCTATAGGCAATGAACTGAATCTCACTCCTCAACTTTACGATATTTGCCTTAATAGAGCCCAAACTCGTCTCAATAATACTGATGGAATCCAGTGTGACTCTGAAGGAGATCAAGAAAGTAGTATGGATGTGATACAGCTAGATATTTCAAGAACTTTTCCACACTTGGGAATATTTCAAGAAGGAGGACCTTACTCTGAAGCTTTACATTCACTGTTAGCAGCGTATGTGTGTTACag GCCCGATGTTGGATATGTCCAAGGAATGTCATATATAGCAGCGATTTTAATCCTTAATATGGAGCCTTGTGATGCTTTTATATGTTTCTCAAACTTACTTAATCAGCCGCTCCATCTTTCGGCATTTACTCTGAACCAGAGTAGAATGCAAACATACTACAACGCCTATGACCAAATTTTTAGTTATAATTTACCAAAACTTCATGCTCATTTCACCAACTCTGGACTGACGCCTGATTTGTATTTGCTGGACTGGATATACACGATATACGCAAAGGCTATGCCCTTGGATATTGCTTGTAGAGTGTGGGACGTTTTCCTTCGTGATGGCTATGAATTTATTTTTAGGACTGCTCTAG gaataCTTTACTTGCACCAGGACGTTTTGATGCATATGGACTTTCTACAAGGAGCACAGTTTCTTACTCACTTACCAGAAGATATATCGGCAGATTCTCTCTTTAAAAGTATACAGTTAGTTAACACCACGATAGGCAAACAAACTTTTAGTCAAATTGTCGATAAGT ga
- the LOC140434251 gene encoding TBC1 domain family member 14-like isoform X2: MKNFDTYDPIKDKQVGLPNGENLRTGESEPEDNFNTIKTVAKQYDFDTKLCYSNNLSLDFRSQSLPDCSSNDSQLNVSLDDCDCSRPQYEDNSPSPKSDSWFKTFRTWPERYEKLKNVETSPNSSATKSENTHESSHCDLIDNSNLKNKLSFNEALQNISLAYSPITKQLHLVDNPKICETDCNNDKHFSNTEDSTAKKLGHRRTEAGSFSSTISSWSAISDPSTSGSLIGSEDRSVSSFDITNYKPRRKSLTSFFSKHVFTWKGTSNEPVISGSVWKIFNKQPSQSVHVSPVHGVASSSALIQHERPSNLPAKSQDEEQRHKDEYKAILMAAKKKEAQTSAAKQKQQKLQLKVEEQQATATKHFTQNVLPNWNTMRSHKKTLDLWWQGIPSSVRGKVWRLAIGNELNLTPQLYDICLNRAQTRLNNTDGIQCDSEGDQESSMDVIQLDISRTFPHLGIFQEGGPYSEALHSLLAAYVCYRPDVGYVQGMSYIAAILILNMEPCDAFICFSNLLNQPLHLSAFTLNQSRMQTYYNAYDQIFSYNLPKLHAHFTNSGLTPDLYLLDWIYTIYAKAMPLDIACRVWDVFLRDGYEFIFRTALGILYLHQDVLMHMDFLQGAQFLTHLPEDISADSLFKSIQLVNTTIGKQTFSQIVDKSH, from the exons ATGAAAAATTTTGATACCTATGATCCAATCAAAGATAAACAAGTTGGTTTACCTAATGGAGAAAATTTAAGAACTGGAGAGTCAGAGCCtgaagataattttaatacaataaaaaCTGTAGCGAAGCAGTATGACTTCGATACTAAGCTGTGTTATTCAAATAATTTAAGTTTAGACTTTAGAAGCCAAAGTTTACCAGACTGTAGTAGTAATGACAGCCAGTTAAATGTATCTCTAGATGATTGTGATTGCAGTAGACCACAGTATGAGGATAATTCTCCTAGTCCTAAAAGTGACTCCTGGTTTAAGACTTTTAGAACATGGCCAGAAagatatgaaaaattaaaaaatgtagaaacaagcCCTAATTCATCTGCAACAAAATCAGAAAATACTCATGAAAGCTCTCATTGTGATCTTATTGATAactcaaatttaaaaaataaactctcATTTAATGAAGCTTTACAAAACATATCATTAGCTTATAGTCCAATAACAAAACAGTTACATTTAGTTGACAATCCTAAGATTTGTGAGACTGATTGTAATAATGACAAACATTTCAGCAATACGGAAGACAGTACAGCAAAGAAGTTGGGACATAGAAGGACTGAAGCTGGATCTTTTTCTAGCACTATCTCCAGCTGGAGTGCTATTAGTGATCCTTCAACCTCTGGGAGCTTGATAGGCTCTGAAGATAGATCTGTGTCTAGTTTTGATATCACCAATTATAAACCAAGGAGGAAAAGTCTCACAAGTTTCTTCTCCAA ACATGTATTTACATGGAAAGGTACATCAAACGAACCGGTTATTAGTGGCAGTGTGTGGAAGATATTCAACAAACAACCCAGTCAAAGTGTTCATGTGTCCCCTGTGCATGGGGTAGCAAGTTCCTCTGCTTTAATTCAGCATGAGAG ACCTTCAAACTTACCAGCGAAATCTCAAGATGAAGAACAAAGGCACAAAGATGAATATAAGGCCATATTGATGGCTGCTAAAAAGAAAGAGGCTCAGACATCAGCTGCCAAACAGAAGCAACAGAAGTTACAATTAAAAGTCGAAGAACAACAAGCTACTGCTACCAAGCACTTTACCCAAAATGTCCTTCCAAACTGGAATACAAT gcgTTCACATAAGAAAACTCTTGATCTCTGGTGGCAAGGCATTCCTTCTAGTGTCAGAGGAAAGGTATGGAGGCTAGCTATAGGCAATGAACTGAATCTCACTCCTCAACTTTACGATATTTGCCTTAATAGAGCCCAAACTCGTCTCAATAATACTGATGGAATCCAGTGTGACTCTGAAGGAGATCAAGAAAGTAGTATGGATGTGATACAGCTAGATATTTCAAGAACTTTTCCACACTTGGGAATATTTCAAGAAGGAGGACCTTACTCTGAAGCTTTACATTCACTGTTAGCAGCGTATGTGTGTTACag GCCCGATGTTGGATATGTCCAAGGAATGTCATATATAGCAGCGATTTTAATCCTTAATATGGAGCCTTGTGATGCTTTTATATGTTTCTCAAACTTACTTAATCAGCCGCTCCATCTTTCGGCATTTACTCTGAACCAGAGTAGAATGCAAACATACTACAACGCCTATGACCAAATTTTTAGTTATAATTTACCAAAACTTCATGCTCATTTCACCAACTCTGGACTGACGCCTGATTTGTATTTGCTGGACTGGATATACACGATATACGCAAAGGCTATGCCCTTGGATATTGCTTGTAGAGTGTGGGACGTTTTCCTTCGTGATGGCTATGAATTTATTTTTAGGACTGCTCTAG gaataCTTTACTTGCACCAGGACGTTTTGATGCATATGGACTTTCTACAAGGAGCACAGTTTCTTACTCACTTACCAGAAGATATATCGGCAGATTCTCTCTTTAAAAGTATACAGTTAGTTAACACCACGATAGGCAAACAAACTTTTAGTCAAATTGTCGATAAGT CACACTAG